From Granulicella sp. WH15, the proteins below share one genomic window:
- a CDS encoding DNA starvation/stationary phase protection protein, which produces MSTKTELVARRKAPLTTPSDIDPKDVEDIAGALNALLADVFSLYLKTKNFHWHMSGPHFRDYHLLLDDHGDQIFGMTDDIAERVRKLGGTTIRSIGHIARLQRIEDNDAEYVTPKDMLSELHEDEKALVLNMRAAHTLCDDAGDVATASLLENWIDQSQRRSWFLFEATRG; this is translated from the coding sequence ATGTCTACCAAAACTGAGCTCGTGGCACGCCGGAAAGCACCCCTAACGACGCCATCCGATATCGATCCAAAGGATGTAGAGGACATTGCCGGGGCACTCAATGCTCTGCTCGCGGATGTCTTCAGCTTGTACCTGAAGACCAAGAACTTCCACTGGCACATGAGCGGTCCGCACTTCCGGGACTATCATCTTCTGCTGGACGATCATGGCGACCAGATCTTCGGCATGACCGACGACATCGCCGAGCGGGTGCGCAAGCTCGGCGGAACGACGATCCGCTCCATTGGCCACATCGCTCGCCTGCAGCGCATTGAAGATAACGATGCCGAGTACGTCACTCCGAAGGACATGCTGAGCGAGTTGCATGAGGATGAAAAGGCCCTGGTCCTGAACATGCGTGCCGCGCATACGCTCTGCGATGATGCAGGCGATGTCGCCACGGCCAGCCTGCTCGAGAACTGGATCGATCAGTCGCAGCGGCGTAGCTGGTTCCTCTTCGAGGCGACCCGCGGCTAG
- a CDS encoding NAD(P)-dependent alcohol dehydrogenase, protein MYNAKAFSAASETSPLDSTTIVRRDPTDTDVQIEILYCGICHSDLHQVRNEWSGAMPTVYPCVPGHEIVGRVTKVGSAVTKFKVGDTAAVGCMVDSDGTCPECLAGFEQFCANSTLTYNFPDKHTGGVTYGGYSDSIVVDQRFVLHIPSGLDLAGAAPLLCAGITTYSPMHHWGVTKGKKVGIVGLGGLGHMGVKFAHALGAHVVLFTTSPNKKEDALRLGADEVVISRNADEMAKHAGSFDFILDAVSADHDINAYLHLLRRDGNLCLVGAPEKPLAVAAFNLLFGRRSLSGSPVGGIAETQEMLDFCGKHNITADVEIIPIQQVNEAYERLLKSDIKYRFVIDMASLKG, encoded by the coding sequence ATGTACAACGCCAAAGCATTCTCCGCCGCCAGTGAGACATCGCCGCTAGACTCCACCACGATCGTGCGGCGCGATCCAACCGATACCGACGTACAGATTGAGATTCTCTACTGCGGAATCTGCCACTCCGACCTGCACCAGGTCCGCAATGAGTGGAGCGGCGCCATGCCGACCGTCTATCCCTGCGTTCCGGGTCACGAGATCGTCGGCCGTGTCACCAAGGTCGGCTCCGCGGTCACCAAATTCAAGGTCGGCGACACCGCCGCCGTCGGCTGCATGGTCGACTCCGACGGAACCTGTCCGGAGTGCCTCGCGGGCTTCGAGCAGTTCTGTGCCAACTCGACCCTCACCTATAACTTCCCCGATAAGCACACCGGCGGCGTCACCTACGGCGGCTACTCCGACAGCATCGTCGTCGATCAGCGCTTTGTGCTGCACATTCCATCGGGCCTCGATCTCGCCGGAGCCGCTCCCCTGCTCTGCGCCGGTATCACCACCTACTCGCCCATGCACCACTGGGGCGTCACCAAGGGAAAGAAGGTCGGCATCGTCGGGCTCGGCGGACTGGGCCACATGGGCGTGAAGTTTGCTCATGCGCTCGGGGCACACGTTGTGCTCTTCACCACGTCGCCGAACAAGAAGGAAGACGCGTTGCGTCTTGGAGCCGATGAGGTGGTCATCTCTCGCAATGCCGATGAGATGGCCAAACATGCGGGCAGCTTCGACTTCATCCTCGATGCGGTCTCGGCCGACCACGACATCAACGCCTACCTTCACCTGCTGCGGCGCGACGGCAACCTCTGCCTCGTCGGCGCACCGGAGAAGCCACTGGCGGTTGCGGCCTTCAACCTGCTCTTCGGCCGTCGCAGCCTCTCCGGCTCGCCCGTCGGCGGCATCGCCGAGACCCAGGAGATGCTCGACTTCTGCGGCAAGCACAACATCACCGCCGATGTGGAGATCATCCCCATCCAGCAGGTTAACGAGGCCTACGAGCGTCTGTTGAAGTCTGACATCAAGTACCGCTTCGTGATCGATATGGCATCACTGAAGGGCTAA
- a CDS encoding AraC family transcriptional regulator produces the protein MSKHFRVPSRLATRLQKLGIRVPDLLQSAGLPPGLLDQPRILVTTEELFALWHRIGQSAPNPAIGLDLGTESKAEHFDPVALAALSTGSFGEAVLQMARYKQLSCPEEIILETDRDEWSIQFRWLLANEPEPDALSDLCFAWVLCVARQGTGTRITPVRLELMQPRKYAKALARHFDCPIAFGAARNAIIFRASDAAIPFVTRNAELLAMLAPQFDEELKQHSGQESFPERVRTVIQRKLTGRRPKMQEIAHELHISTRTLQRRLQDEGYSFQQVLEEARHQLARHYLNSSELELSETAYLLGYEDANSFVRAFRMWEGVPPAQWRGAQRLKIAS, from the coding sequence ATGAGCAAACACTTTCGGGTTCCCAGTCGTCTGGCTACGAGGTTGCAGAAGTTGGGAATCCGTGTGCCTGATCTGCTGCAAAGTGCGGGGCTGCCGCCGGGACTCCTCGACCAGCCCCGCATCCTCGTAACCACCGAAGAGCTGTTTGCCCTATGGCACAGAATCGGCCAGTCCGCCCCGAATCCTGCCATCGGGCTCGACCTGGGTACAGAGTCGAAGGCCGAGCACTTCGACCCTGTCGCCCTGGCCGCGCTCTCTACCGGCAGCTTCGGCGAAGCCGTGCTCCAGATGGCTCGGTACAAGCAGCTCTCCTGCCCCGAAGAGATCATCCTTGAAACCGACCGTGACGAGTGGAGCATTCAGTTTCGCTGGCTGCTCGCCAACGAGCCCGAGCCAGACGCGCTCAGCGATCTCTGCTTCGCCTGGGTGCTCTGCGTCGCACGCCAGGGCACCGGGACCCGCATCACGCCGGTGCGGCTTGAGCTGATGCAGCCGCGCAAGTATGCAAAGGCGCTCGCGCGTCACTTTGACTGCCCCATCGCCTTCGGGGCCGCTCGCAATGCCATCATCTTCCGGGCATCCGATGCCGCAATCCCCTTCGTAACCCGCAATGCCGAGCTGCTGGCCATGCTGGCTCCGCAGTTCGATGAGGAGTTGAAGCAGCACTCCGGCCAGGAGAGCTTTCCTGAACGTGTGCGGACCGTCATTCAAAGAAAGCTCACTGGCCGTCGTCCCAAAATGCAGGAGATCGCGCACGAGCTTCACATCAGCACCCGTACCCTGCAACGCCGGTTGCAGGACGAGGGATACAGCTTCCAGCAGGTGCTGGAGGAGGCGCGCCATCAGCTTGCTCGCCACTATCTCAACAGCTCGGAGCTGGAGCTGAGCGAGACCGCATACCTGCTCGGATATGAGGATGCGAACTCCTTCGTTCGCGCCTTCCGCATGTGGGAGGGCGTTCCTCCGGCTCAGTGGCGTGGAGCCCAGAGGCTGAAGATCGCCTCGTAG
- a CDS encoding cbb3-type cytochrome c oxidase subunit I has protein sequence MSTAVAPISTQTALPPEHTYLNASHGLKSWLLTQDHKRIAILYLFGVTFFFIVGGLLAFALRLELLTPASDLMALDTYNKVFTMHGIVMIFFVLIPAVPAVIGNFILPLMLGARDLAFPRINLLSWYCYMIAGLMLLYTVINGGVDTGWTFTAPLSTRFVNTNVISAGLAAFVAGFSSIFTGLNFIVTIHRMRAPGLTWFRLPLFVWANYAASIIMVLGTPVVAISIVLVALERLVGIGIFDPRIGGDPLLFQHLFWFYSHPAVYLMLLPSMGVISEIIACFSRKRVFGYTAVAFSSVAIAVFGFLVWEHHMFIMGVSNYSALVFSLLTMLVAVPSAIKVFNWTTTLYKGSITFDAPMIYVFCFLGLFAIGGCTGVFLGSMGMDIHLTETYFIVAHFHFVMVGSVIMGYLGGLHFWWPKITGRMYPEGPAKLAALLIFVGFFFTFGPQFILGFLGMPRRYAVYPPEWQVLNIFSTAGATVMGAGYLLTMIYLGWSFYKGPIASSNPWRAYGLEWQTTSPPPVENFSETPVVTREAYDYASIDAPEHLALQAEA, from the coding sequence ATGAGCACCGCAGTAGCTCCCATTTCTACCCAAACCGCTCTCCCACCGGAGCACACCTACCTCAACGCATCGCATGGCCTCAAGAGCTGGCTGCTCACGCAGGACCACAAGCGCATCGCCATACTGTACCTCTTCGGTGTCACCTTCTTCTTTATCGTCGGCGGTCTGCTCGCCTTCGCGCTGCGGCTGGAGCTGCTTACGCCCGCCTCGGACCTGATGGCACTCGACACCTATAACAAGGTCTTCACCATGCACGGGATCGTGATGATCTTCTTCGTCCTCATCCCCGCGGTCCCGGCCGTCATCGGCAACTTTATCCTGCCGCTGATGCTGGGCGCGCGCGACCTTGCCTTCCCGCGCATCAACCTGCTGAGCTGGTACTGCTACATGATCGCCGGACTGATGCTGCTCTACACCGTCATCAACGGCGGCGTGGACACGGGCTGGACCTTCACCGCACCGCTCAGCACGCGCTTCGTCAATACGAATGTCATCTCCGCTGGTCTGGCCGCGTTCGTCGCGGGCTTCTCCTCTATCTTCACCGGCCTCAACTTCATCGTCACTATCCACCGTATGCGCGCGCCGGGGCTCACGTGGTTCCGGCTGCCGCTCTTCGTCTGGGCCAACTACGCAGCATCCATCATCATGGTGCTCGGAACGCCCGTCGTTGCTATCTCCATTGTTCTAGTTGCGCTGGAACGGCTGGTCGGCATCGGTATCTTCGACCCGCGCATTGGCGGCGATCCGCTGCTCTTCCAGCATCTGTTCTGGTTCTACTCGCACCCTGCCGTCTACCTGATGCTGCTGCCGTCGATGGGAGTCATATCGGAGATCATCGCCTGCTTCTCCCGCAAGCGTGTCTTCGGCTACACCGCCGTCGCCTTCTCCTCGGTGGCCATCGCCGTCTTCGGCTTCTTAGTCTGGGAGCACCACATGTTCATCATGGGTGTCTCGAACTACTCTGCCCTGGTCTTCTCGCTGCTGACGATGCTGGTCGCCGTGCCCTCGGCCATCAAGGTCTTCAACTGGACGACCACACTCTACAAGGGCTCCATCACCTTCGATGCGCCGATGATCTACGTCTTCTGCTTCCTGGGACTGTTTGCCATCGGCGGCTGCACCGGCGTCTTTCTCGGCTCCATGGGGATGGACATCCACCTGACCGAGACCTACTTCATCGTGGCTCACTTCCACTTCGTCATGGTCGGGTCGGTCATCATGGGCTACCTGGGCGGCCTGCACTTCTGGTGGCCCAAGATCACCGGCCGCATGTATCCCGAAGGCCCGGCCAAGCTAGCTGCTCTCCTCATCTTCGTAGGATTTTTCTTCACCTTCGGGCCGCAGTTTATCCTCGGCTTCCTTGGAATGCCGCGTCGCTATGCCGTGTACCCGCCCGAGTGGCAGGTGCTCAACATCTTCTCCACTGCCGGCGCAACGGTCATGGGAGCCGGTTACCTGCTCACGATGATCTATCTGGGCTGGTCCTTCTACAAAGGTCCCATTGCCAGCTCCAACCCCTGGCGAGCCTACGGGCTGGAGTGGCAGACGACTTCTCCGCCGCCGGTCGAAAACTTTTCCGAGACGCCTGTCGTTACCCGCGAGGCTTACGACTACGCCTCTATCGACGCACCCGAGCATCTGGCCCTGCAAGCCGAAGCCTAA
- a CDS encoding Crp/Fnr family transcriptional regulator: MEPAGRDCLTCLVRGTDCFCSLPVEALAELQAIGSHMRLHAGERLLHEGYSADKVYVVCEGRLKLSASSAEGRLLLVRIAGPGDVLGLAAAMKGTEHRLTAESLERCEVKAISRVEFLGFMEKFREVGRNTVASVSLEYEGAIMSARRLALSGSAAGKLASVLLDWGRMGARSNQKEPMEFNMPLTHEELGSMAGISRETVTRLLARFRKEKMVQQDGERITLLQPEKMETLYR; the protein is encoded by the coding sequence ATGGAGCCAGCAGGACGGGATTGTCTGACGTGCCTGGTGCGCGGAACGGACTGCTTCTGCAGCCTGCCGGTGGAGGCGCTCGCCGAATTGCAGGCCATCGGGAGCCATATGCGGCTCCACGCCGGTGAGCGGCTGCTGCACGAGGGCTACTCGGCGGACAAGGTCTACGTGGTCTGCGAGGGACGGCTCAAGTTGAGTGCCTCCTCTGCTGAGGGCCGGTTATTGCTGGTGCGGATTGCCGGACCCGGCGATGTCCTGGGGCTGGCGGCGGCGATGAAGGGCACCGAGCATCGGCTTACGGCGGAGTCGCTGGAGCGCTGCGAGGTAAAAGCCATCAGCCGGGTGGAGTTCCTGGGGTTCATGGAGAAGTTCCGGGAGGTTGGCCGGAACACGGTCGCGTCGGTCTCGCTAGAGTACGAAGGGGCGATCATGAGTGCGCGGCGGTTGGCCCTGTCCGGCTCTGCGGCGGGCAAACTGGCCAGCGTACTGCTCGATTGGGGACGGATGGGCGCCCGTAGCAATCAGAAAGAGCCGATGGAGTTCAACATGCCCCTGACCCATGAGGAGTTGGGGAGCATGGCCGGAATCTCGCGTGAAACCGTGACGCGGCTGCTCGCTCGCTTCCGCAAAGAAAAGATGGTGCAGCAGGATGGAGAACGGATCACCCTGCTGCAGCCGGAAAAAATGGAAACCTTGTATCGTTAG
- a CDS encoding pyrroloquinoline quinone-dependent dehydrogenase, giving the protein MRFGIGAAVLLWAAVSNSGTLHAQSPADWPMFGHDPGSTRFSPLDQINTQTVSTLTRAWTYHMKRDSPAATSAGAIGHGGGRRSSQATPIVIDGTMYLPTPYGTVVALDPETGTELWTFKMDKSNPAGRGVSYWPGDAQAPASIVFGTRDARLIALNAKTGKLMETFGNHGIVDLKVGVDNGFHDARYDMTSPPEIYKDLIITGSQVQETPSRGTSGDVRAWDVHTGKLVWQFHSVPHPGETGNDTWPADGWQNRSGTNVWGMISVDLKRGLVFLPFGSPSFDFYGKDRKGKNLFGNSLVALDAQTGKLAWYFQTVHHDITDFDLESAPVLMDVRHKGKDIPAVAVIGKAGLMYILDRRNGKPIYGVEERPVPASDVPGEVSWPTQPFPLKPVPLGRNSFNASEIATVTPEHQKFCETMYAKEGGRNRGPFTPFGMEMTIMFPGTIGVTNWQGMSLNPKLGYLFVNTTDLADIGKVQALPAGSDPQYERASPWGTYAHFWDNDKFWPCQQPPWGQLWAINVNTGEVAWKIPFGVVPELEAKGVHGTGTPNYGGSIATAGGLVFIAATNDQHFRAFEAGTGKVLWDTKLETGSYNVPMTFQGKSGKQYVALVATGGSYYDATSGDSLIAFALPTGSSAAH; this is encoded by the coding sequence GTGCGATTTGGAATCGGTGCTGCTGTTCTCCTCTGGGCTGCTGTCTCCAACTCGGGGACGCTGCATGCCCAGTCCCCGGCCGACTGGCCCATGTTCGGCCATGACCCTGGCAGCACACGCTTTTCGCCGCTCGACCAGATCAACACCCAGACCGTCTCCACGCTGACGCGCGCTTGGACGTACCACATGAAGCGCGACAGCCCGGCGGCCACGTCTGCCGGTGCGATTGGCCACGGCGGCGGGCGCAGATCGTCGCAGGCGACGCCCATCGTGATCGACGGGACGATGTATCTGCCCACGCCCTACGGCACTGTGGTCGCGCTCGATCCCGAGACCGGGACCGAGCTGTGGACGTTCAAGATGGATAAGAGCAATCCGGCCGGGCGCGGCGTAAGCTACTGGCCGGGAGATGCCCAGGCGCCTGCCTCCATCGTCTTCGGGACACGCGACGCCAGGCTGATAGCACTCAACGCCAAGACCGGCAAGCTAATGGAGACCTTCGGCAATCATGGCATTGTCGACCTGAAAGTCGGGGTCGATAACGGCTTTCACGACGCGCGCTATGACATGACCTCGCCGCCGGAGATCTATAAAGACCTCATCATCACCGGCTCTCAGGTACAGGAGACCCCCTCGCGCGGGACCTCCGGCGACGTGCGCGCCTGGGATGTGCACACCGGCAAGCTCGTCTGGCAGTTCCACTCCGTGCCGCACCCCGGCGAGACCGGCAACGACACCTGGCCCGCGGACGGCTGGCAGAACCGCTCCGGCACTAACGTCTGGGGCATGATAAGCGTCGATCTGAAGCGCGGACTGGTCTTCCTGCCCTTCGGATCGCCGAGCTTCGACTTCTACGGCAAGGACCGCAAGGGCAAGAACCTCTTCGGCAACAGCCTCGTCGCGCTGGACGCTCAGACCGGCAAGCTGGCCTGGTACTTCCAGACCGTTCACCACGATATTACGGACTTCGACCTGGAGTCGGCGCCGGTCTTGATGGATGTACGGCACAAGGGCAAAGATATTCCCGCCGTCGCCGTCATCGGCAAGGCCGGGTTGATGTACATCCTCGACCGCCGCAACGGCAAGCCGATCTATGGCGTCGAGGAGCGGCCCGTTCCGGCCAGCGATGTTCCGGGTGAGGTATCGTGGCCGACGCAGCCCTTCCCTCTGAAGCCAGTGCCGCTGGGGCGCAACTCCTTCAACGCCAGCGAGATTGCGACCGTCACTCCCGAACACCAGAAGTTCTGCGAGACCATGTACGCGAAGGAAGGAGGCAGGAACAGAGGCCCCTTCACTCCGTTCGGCATGGAGATGACCATCATGTTTCCGGGCACCATCGGCGTCACGAACTGGCAGGGCATGTCACTGAACCCCAAGCTGGGCTACCTCTTCGTGAACACCACTGACCTCGCCGACATCGGGAAGGTACAGGCGCTGCCCGCCGGGTCCGACCCGCAGTACGAACGCGCCAGCCCCTGGGGAACCTACGCGCACTTCTGGGATAACGACAAGTTCTGGCCGTGCCAGCAGCCGCCCTGGGGCCAGTTGTGGGCCATCAATGTCAACACGGGCGAGGTCGCATGGAAGATTCCGTTCGGCGTCGTTCCAGAGCTGGAAGCAAAGGGTGTCCACGGCACCGGCACACCCAATTATGGCGGCTCCATCGCTACGGCGGGTGGGCTTGTCTTCATCGCGGCGACGAACGACCAGCACTTCAGAGCCTTTGAGGCCGGCACCGGCAAGGTCTTGTGGGATACCAAGCTCGAGACCGGTTCTTACAACGTTCCCATGACCTTCCAGGGTAAGAGCGGCAAGCAGTATGTCGCCCTGGTCGCCACGGGAGGAAGCTACTACGACGCAACCTCGGGCGATTCACTGATTGCATTCGCGCTTCCAACTGGAAGCTCCGCCGCTCACTAA
- a CDS encoding cupin domain-containing protein — MMIRMRQVNLRPTAIAIALVCTLISPALAQTAAHPSVATKGKGGNTYDGPGDMHYLPKRDSVDRRVDMFFADWHESMPRSLYGSLILRDILTKGDQLAPPAKGAVLQSANFLSYGRLPAHASTVPSTLSNNQEVFYIMSGTGEITSSTKTVDLHKDIAILMPQGAQFTMKSTGDEDLTMYILDEPVPTGFHPKPEMISTDERKVPIRTPLVASQFTVPGGSGHWAHIVRDLFNTSDGMATVGDVITVEVNPLTLGEPHPHLPGKEEVWLAIDGTSLAFVGPQLRVQHPGMAYMLRPDGMTQHSNINNSDKPVKFLWFNTNTGLSAQRR; from the coding sequence ATGATGATTCGTATGAGACAGGTAAACCTCAGACCCACAGCGATTGCGATTGCACTCGTCTGCACTCTCATCTCCCCTGCCCTCGCGCAGACGGCGGCTCACCCCAGCGTGGCCACCAAGGGCAAGGGCGGCAACACCTACGACGGCCCCGGCGATATGCACTATCTGCCGAAGCGCGACTCGGTAGACCGTCGCGTCGATATGTTTTTCGCCGACTGGCACGAGTCCATGCCGCGCTCCCTGTACGGCTCGCTGATCCTGCGGGACATTCTGACCAAGGGCGATCAGCTCGCTCCACCCGCAAAGGGCGCGGTGCTCCAGTCGGCCAACTTTCTCTCATACGGTCGGCTGCCCGCGCACGCCTCGACCGTGCCTTCGACGTTGAGCAACAATCAGGAAGTCTTCTACATCATGTCGGGCACCGGCGAGATCACCTCGAGTACAAAGACCGTGGACCTGCACAAGGACATCGCGATCCTGATGCCGCAGGGAGCCCAGTTCACTATGAAGAGTACTGGTGACGAAGACCTCACCATGTACATCCTCGACGAGCCTGTCCCCACGGGCTTTCATCCGAAGCCCGAGATGATCTCGACCGACGAACGCAAGGTTCCGATCCGCACTCCGCTGGTGGCGTCGCAGTTCACTGTGCCCGGTGGATCGGGGCACTGGGCACACATTGTACGCGACCTCTTCAACACATCGGACGGCATGGCTACGGTCGGCGATGTGATTACCGTGGAGGTCAATCCGCTCACCCTGGGCGAGCCGCACCCGCATCTCCCCGGCAAGGAAGAGGTGTGGCTCGCCATCGACGGAACCAGCCTGGCCTTCGTCGGGCCACAGCTCCGCGTACAGCATCCGGGAATGGCATACATGCTGCGCCCGGACGGCATGACGCAGCACTCCAACATCAACAACAGCGACAAACCGGTGAAGTTTCTGTGGTTCAATACGAATACGGGATTGTCCGCTCAGAGGCGCTAG
- a CDS encoding cytochrome c encodes MAAGLTALTLVSSAAAQADAPLPEGPGKAIIQKMCVGCHKISVITSKRATPEQWANIVQQMVSRGADGTDEEIETVTRYLSTNFPPQADDKPATPPPAPPSISLNARFYAPLPTP; translated from the coding sequence GTGGCAGCGGGGCTTACAGCACTAACGCTGGTATCTTCGGCAGCAGCCCAGGCCGATGCGCCGCTGCCCGAGGGTCCGGGCAAGGCCATCATCCAGAAGATGTGTGTCGGGTGCCACAAGATCTCGGTCATCACCTCCAAGCGCGCAACGCCGGAGCAGTGGGCTAACATCGTGCAGCAGATGGTCTCACGCGGCGCGGACGGCACGGATGAGGAGATCGAGACGGTCACACGCTATCTCTCCACCAACTTCCCTCCCCAGGCGGATGACAAGCCTGCAACGCCGCCCCCCGCGCCTCCTTCTATCAGCCTGAATGCCCGGTTTTACGCACCTCTGCCAACGCCCTAG
- a CDS encoding aldolase: MQLQTDLVRQAKIDLTAALRIAAHLGLHEGVCNHFSFALPNDGGADAFLINPQGVYWEDMLPSDIVTVDVDGNKLDGHRNVEPTAFFIHGCIHRAKKSARCIMHTHMPYATALTLLEDGKLEWASQNSLRYYGRVAYDNEYGGLALDPAEGDRITSKLENADVMFMANHGVVLCGETIANVFDDLYYLERACTVQVLAQSTGKSLRAIPDHIAEQTARQFEQERQQSYMHFDAMKLHLDLISPGWSELSD; this comes from the coding sequence ATGCAACTACAAACGGACTTAGTTCGACAGGCGAAGATCGACCTCACCGCGGCGCTAAGGATCGCAGCACACCTTGGACTGCATGAGGGAGTTTGTAACCACTTTAGTTTCGCGCTCCCGAACGATGGGGGCGCGGACGCCTTTCTCATCAACCCGCAGGGCGTGTACTGGGAGGATATGCTTCCCTCCGATATCGTCACGGTCGATGTGGATGGAAACAAACTCGACGGCCACCGCAATGTCGAGCCGACGGCGTTCTTCATCCACGGCTGCATCCATAGGGCCAAGAAGAGTGCGCGCTGCATCATGCACACGCACATGCCGTATGCGACGGCGCTTACCCTGCTGGAGGATGGCAAGCTCGAGTGGGCGAGCCAGAATTCATTGCGTTACTACGGCCGTGTCGCTTATGACAACGAGTACGGAGGTCTTGCTCTCGATCCCGCGGAGGGTGACCGTATCACCAGCAAGCTTGAGAACGCGGACGTGATGTTTATGGCCAATCATGGCGTGGTGCTGTGTGGCGAGACCATCGCGAACGTCTTCGACGATCTCTACTATCTCGAGCGCGCCTGCACCGTACAGGTGCTGGCTCAGAGCACAGGCAAGTCGCTGCGCGCAATCCCCGATCACATCGCCGAGCAGACGGCACGCCAGTTCGAGCAGGAGCGGCAGCAGTCGTACATGCACTTCGATGCGATGAAGCTGCACCTCGACCTCATCAGCCCCGGCTGGTCGGAGCTTTCCGACTAA
- a CDS encoding lactonase family protein — MKRLRLPLCFILALVFFASPRLQAQGKEFFLYSGTYTGFKFVRHNLPQLAGQPKSKGIYVMRFNAGTGEIGEPQLAAEIANPSFITISPNHKFLYAVSEDPTSVGPPLDHASYVSAYAIEPATGKLRLLNTKPTGGTSTCFLSMDQTGRYVMMANFGSGSVTILNIHPDGSIGGMTAFMQHIGHSVDPLIQAMPHPHSILPSPDNRHVIVSDLGQDKVFVYDFDDKTGALSPPEPHFATVAPGGGPRHFTFGRNGKFGYQLGEMSGALNVFAWDPAGVLTPVQAISTVTPGLVTDNHSAEIEVGRDGRFLYESNRRVGSDGSRGPDTIGVFAIDPVKGTLTQVQEQQTIIMPRSFAIDPTGSFLLAASELHNTIVSYKIDQSTGKLAPTGKQISMDTPVCLKFVPVQP; from the coding sequence ATGAAACGTCTTCGCTTGCCACTCTGTTTTATTCTGGCGCTCGTCTTCTTTGCCAGCCCACGCCTGCAGGCCCAGGGCAAGGAGTTTTTCCTCTACTCCGGCACCTACACGGGTTTCAAGTTTGTTCGCCACAATCTTCCGCAGCTCGCCGGCCAGCCCAAGAGCAAGGGCATTTATGTGATGCGCTTCAATGCCGGAACGGGCGAGATAGGCGAGCCGCAGCTTGCCGCTGAGATTGCGAATCCATCGTTCATCACGATCTCGCCGAACCATAAGTTTCTCTACGCGGTCAGCGAAGATCCCACCTCTGTGGGGCCGCCGCTCGATCATGCCTCTTATGTCAGCGCCTACGCTATCGAGCCTGCAACCGGTAAGCTGCGTCTGCTGAACACCAAGCCGACCGGTGGCACCAGCACCTGCTTCCTCTCGATGGATCAGACCGGCCGATATGTGATGATGGCCAACTTCGGCAGCGGCAGCGTCACCATCCTTAACATCCATCCCGATGGCTCCATCGGCGGCATGACGGCGTTCATGCAGCACATCGGCCACAGCGTTGACCCGCTTATCCAGGCCATGCCGCATCCGCACTCGATCCTGCCCTCCCCGGACAACCGCCACGTCATCGTCTCCGACCTCGGCCAGGATAAGGTCTTCGTCTATGACTTCGACGACAAGACCGGCGCTCTCTCGCCACCCGAGCCGCACTTCGCCACGGTTGCTCCCGGCGGCGGCCCGCGTCACTTCACCTTTGGCCGGAACGGCAAGTTTGGCTATCAGCTCGGTGAGATGAGCGGCGCATTGAATGTCTTCGCGTGGGACCCCGCGGGTGTGCTCACTCCGGTACAGGCGATCTCCACCGTGACGCCCGGCCTGGTGACCGACAACCACAGCGCCGAGATCGAGGTCGGCCGCGATGGACGCTTCCTCTACGAGTCGAACCGCCGCGTCGGCAGCGACGGCTCGCGTGGTCCCGACACCATTGGCGTCTTTGCCATCGACCCGGTGAAGGGAACCCTGACCCAGGTGCAGGAGCAGCAGACCATCATCATGCCGCGCAGCTTCGCCATCGACCCTACCGGTTCCTTCCTGCTGGCGGCCAGCGAGCTGCACAACACCATCGTCAGCTACAAGATCGATCAGAGCACGGGCAAGCTCGCCCCCACTGGCAAGCAGATCTCGATGGATACGCCGGTCTGCCTGAAGTTCGTTCCTGTCCAACCCTAG